Proteins encoded within one genomic window of Candidatus Thiodiazotropha endoloripes:
- the grxD gene encoding Grx4 family monothiol glutaredoxin, with amino-acid sequence MKTTDKIRKQLSDHPVILYMKGTPDEPRCGFSAKAASVLKATQVGFAHVDVLSSPLIMQALPEVSEFPTFPQLFINGEIIGGSDIVEAMYQSGELLPMLKAATED; translated from the coding sequence ATGAAAACCACAGACAAGATCCGTAAACAGTTGAGCGACCATCCGGTAATTCTCTATATGAAAGGCACTCCTGATGAGCCCCGCTGCGGCTTCTCGGCCAAGGCGGCATCCGTATTGAAAGCAACCCAGGTCGGATTCGCTCATGTGGATGTGCTCAGTTCGCCATTGATCATGCAGGCACTGCCCGAGGTCTCGGAGTTCCCGACCTTTCCCCAGCTGTTCATTAATGGTGAGATCATCGGTGGCAGCGATATCGTCGAGGCGATGTATCAGAGCGGTGAACTGCTTCCCATGCTCAAAGCAGCCACTGAAGATTAG
- a CDS encoding BolA/IbaG family iron-sulfur metabolism protein, which translates to MNEEEIVTRVRSLHPQAVIDIAGEDCSFELYVVSEAFTGVSILKRQQPILALFKEEISNGTLHALTIKAKTPAELSSQGGLVQIQPLA; encoded by the coding sequence ATGAATGAGGAAGAGATTGTCACCCGTGTGCGTTCACTCCATCCGCAGGCGGTTATCGATATCGCCGGTGAGGATTGCAGCTTTGAACTCTATGTGGTCAGTGAAGCGTTTACCGGAGTCTCCATTCTGAAACGTCAGCAACCGATCCTGGCCCTGTTCAAAGAGGAGATCAGCAACGGTACCCTGCACGCCTTGACGATCAAGGCGAAGACACCGGCTGAACTATCGTCACAGGGCGGTTTGGTACAGATACAACCACTTGCCTGA
- a CDS encoding flavodoxin, which produces MHKIGIFFGTESGTTRLIAKKIARKINSRYEDQPAAKPININRVELDQLLAYDKLILGTPTYGEGKLPGKAAGNEEISWEEFLPQLKSIDLTGKQIALYGLGDQESYPDRFVDGMMRLHKPLQDAGAELIGGCAVEGFEFNHSKSVVDGRFVGLVLDQHLQHLLTEQRIDSWLDEILPLMLT; this is translated from the coding sequence ATGCATAAGATCGGTATCTTCTTCGGCACAGAATCGGGCACGACCCGACTGATTGCAAAAAAGATCGCCCGCAAAATCAATTCCCGATATGAGGATCAACCGGCAGCGAAACCGATCAATATCAACCGGGTTGAGCTGGATCAGTTGCTTGCCTACGACAAGCTCATACTCGGCACACCAACCTATGGTGAAGGCAAGCTACCCGGCAAGGCAGCGGGCAACGAAGAGATCAGTTGGGAGGAGTTCCTGCCGCAACTGAAATCCATCGATTTAACCGGCAAGCAGATAGCCCTTTATGGTCTGGGAGATCAGGAGAGTTATCCGGACCGGTTCGTTGATGGCATGATGCGTCTGCATAAGCCTCTGCAAGATGCCGGTGCTGAACTGATCGGTGGCTGTGCGGTTGAGGGGTTCGAGTTCAACCATTCAAAGTCGGTGGTGGATGGGCGATTTGTCGGACTGGTTCTGGATCAGCATCTGCAGCACCTGTTGACTGAGCAACGTATCGACAGTTGGCTGGATGAGATTCTGCCGTTGATGCTCACCTGA
- a CDS encoding NADAR family protein — protein sequence MFSADNLEPYYLSRTDVNHPLASCSKFGFELDDANWPSVEHYYQGMKFEDPALREEVRNAAHPNKAQKLAANNKRSIRKDWKQMREVVMTRAIYIKCRSHPEVAAALLATTEQKIIETSQYDYYWGCGRDGLGHNTFGKVLMAVRSKLREQQSV from the coding sequence ATGTTTTCTGCAGATAACCTGGAGCCTTACTACCTCTCCCGGACCGACGTAAACCATCCATTGGCCAGCTGTTCAAAGTTTGGCTTTGAGCTGGATGATGCAAACTGGCCCTCGGTGGAGCACTACTATCAGGGCATGAAATTTGAGGATCCTGCACTACGGGAGGAGGTCAGAAATGCAGCCCACCCCAACAAGGCGCAGAAGCTGGCAGCAAATAACAAGCGATCGATCCGTAAAGATTGGAAGCAGATGCGGGAGGTGGTGATGACCCGTGCCATCTACATCAAATGCCGGTCTCACCCGGAAGTGGCCGCTGCCTTATTGGCAACCACGGAACAGAAGATCATTGAGACCAGCCAGTACGACTACTACTGGGGGTGTGGTCGTGATGGGCTGGGTCACAACACATTTGGCAAGGTATTGATGGCGGTACGTAGCAAACTGAGGGAGCAGCAGTCGGTTTAA
- a CDS encoding secondary thiamine-phosphate synthase enzyme YjbQ, which translates to MRDIITLTTHQREELVDITPQVEEVVRSSGIQNGLVALYAQGATAAIMIQENWDDSVQRDVVDLLRKLIPKGVWQHDQQDGNGDSHLKSGLVGPSETIPLIDGKLGLSQWQNIFFCEFDGPRRERRVVCTILQSHD; encoded by the coding sequence ATGCGTGACATCATCACCCTGACAACCCATCAGCGGGAGGAACTGGTAGACATCACCCCTCAGGTCGAGGAGGTGGTACGCTCCAGTGGCATTCAGAACGGTCTGGTGGCACTCTACGCCCAGGGTGCCACCGCAGCCATCATGATTCAGGAAAACTGGGATGACAGTGTGCAGCGGGATGTTGTGGATCTGCTGCGTAAATTGATACCGAAAGGTGTCTGGCAGCATGATCAACAGGATGGCAACGGGGATTCCCACCTCAAGTCCGGTCTGGTGGGGCCATCTGAGACCATTCCACTAATCGATGGTAAATTGGGATTGTCCCAGTGGCAGAATATCTTCTTTTGTGAATTCGATGGCCCGAGACGGGAGCGCAGGGTGGTGTGCACGATCCTGCAGAGTCACGATTGA
- a CDS encoding HAD-IIA family hydrolase — translation MAIKALLLDMDGVLYHGEKAIPEALEFMRRVGDLPHAFITNNPILPPARVADRLEGMGYRRPHERQIVTSAEATALWLARQKPDFRYFAVGAEGLHLTLQAHGREDLQQADFVVIGEGPGIDFESITIGTNLILKQGAQLVCTNPDHSVDAHHEGSHRVLPGGGALVAPFAVATGKQPLIIGKPHPLLYEMAAERLRISLDHCLMIGDRPDTDIAGAVRLGMKTALVRTGRFAPNIDYPAELPRPDWDINSLSELSQLLFCS, via the coding sequence ATGGCAATTAAAGCTCTACTGCTGGACATGGACGGTGTCCTCTATCATGGCGAAAAAGCGATCCCTGAAGCACTGGAGTTCATGCGAAGGGTTGGGGATTTGCCCCATGCTTTCATAACCAACAATCCCATTCTGCCGCCAGCCAGGGTTGCGGATCGTCTCGAGGGAATGGGCTACAGAAGACCGCATGAGAGGCAGATCGTCACATCGGCCGAAGCGACAGCTCTCTGGTTGGCCCGACAGAAGCCGGATTTCAGATATTTTGCCGTGGGAGCCGAAGGTCTGCATCTGACACTACAGGCACACGGTCGGGAAGATTTGCAGCAGGCCGATTTTGTGGTGATCGGTGAGGGGCCGGGGATCGACTTTGAGTCTATCACCATAGGTACTAACCTGATCCTGAAGCAGGGGGCTCAACTGGTCTGTACCAATCCTGATCACAGTGTTGATGCTCATCATGAGGGCAGTCATCGCGTGTTACCCGGTGGCGGGGCACTGGTAGCGCCCTTCGCTGTTGCCACAGGCAAACAGCCGTTGATCATTGGTAAACCTCACCCACTGCTCTATGAGATGGCTGCAGAGCGACTCAGGATCAGTCTGGACCATTGTCTGATGATTGGTGATCGACCGGATACGGATATTGCCGGTGCGGTCAGGCTTGGTATGAAGACAGCCCTGGTGCGGACCGGTCGGTTTGCCCCGAATATCGATTACCCGGCGGAACTGCCAAGACCGGATTGGGATATCAATTCACTCTCCGAGTTGAGTCAGCTACTGTTTTGTTCTTAG